In the genome of Perca fluviatilis chromosome 4, GENO_Pfluv_1.0, whole genome shotgun sequence, one region contains:
- the cnpy2 gene encoding protein canopy homolog 2, translating to MREAAVLLTTCVVLCLLLSFSQAARQGQDIRCGACRALVDEMEWAISQIDPKKMIQTGSFRINPDGSQSIREVPLARSEGNLLELMENVCERMEDYGEHTDSSTNRKSYIRIKSRSGAAMDLSEATLDSRVTGSLKFACETIVEQHEDEVIEFFAHETDNVKDKLCSKRTDLCDHALKLQHDEL from the exons ATGAGGGAAGCGGCCGTTCTGCTCACAACATGTGTGGTTCTGTGTCTCCTTCTGAGCTTCAGCCAGGCAGCCAGACAAGGACAGGACATCAGATGTGGAG CTTGCAGGGCTCTGGTAGATGAGATGGAGTGGGCCATCTCCCAAATAGATCCAAAGAAAATGATCCAGACGGGATCCTTCAGGATCAACCCGGACGGCAGCCAGTCCATCAGAGAG GTTCCTCTGGCTCGCTCAGAGGGAAACCTCCTTGAGCTGATggagaatgtgtgtgagaggaTGGAGGACTACGGCGAGCACACAGATTCTTCGACAAACAGGAAGTCCTATATTAGGATAAAATCTCGGAGCGGCGCGGCCATGGACCTCTCAGAGGCCACCCTGGATTCAAGAGTTACAGGCAGTTTAAAATTTGCA TGTGAAACAATTGTTGAGCAGCATGAAGATGAAGTCATTGAATTCTTCGCTCACGAGACAGATAATGTCAAAGACAAACTCTGTAGCAAGAGGACAG ACCTCTGTGACCACGCTCTGAAATTGCAGCACGACGAACTTTGA